In the genome of Cellvibrio sp. KY-YJ-3, one region contains:
- a CDS encoding PrkA family serine protein kinase → MSIFSHYRERFETTQQEELSIQEYLELCKKDPSVYASAAERMLMAIGEPEMVDTSQDPRLSRIFSNKIMKRYKVFNEFYGMEEAIQQIVSFFKHAAQGLEEKKQILYLLGPVGGGKSSLAEMLKSLMEKMPIYCIKGSPVFESPLGLFNADEDGKILQEDYGIQRRYLKTIMSPWAAKRLREFNGDITQFKVVKVYPSILEQIAITKTEPGDENNQDISSLVGKVDIRQLEEFPQNDPDAYSFSGGLCRANQGLMEFVEMFKAPIKVLHPLLTATQEGNFNSTEGLGAIPFDGIILAHSNESEWQNFRNNKNNEAFIDRVYIVKVPYCLRVTEEMKIYEKLLQNSSLSKAPCAPDTLRMLAQFTVLSRIKEPENSNIFSKMRIYDGENLKDTDPRAKSLQEYKDAAGVDEGMTGLSTRFAFKILSKVFNFDPTEIAANPVHLMYVLEQQIEQEQFPKEVQDKYLNALKEYISPKYVDFIGKEIQTAYLESYAEYGQNIFDRYVTYADFWIQDQEYRDHETGEILNRASLNDELEKIEKPAGISNPKDFRNEIVNFVLRAKANNAGKNPDWRSYEKLRIVIEKKMFSNTEDLLPVISFNAKASVQDKKKHQDFVQRMVERGYTEKQVRLLSEWYLRVRKSQ, encoded by the coding sequence ATGAGTATTTTTAGTCATTACCGCGAGCGTTTCGAAACGACACAGCAGGAAGAATTATCAATTCAGGAATATTTGGAGCTCTGCAAAAAAGACCCCAGTGTCTACGCGTCCGCTGCGGAGCGTATGTTAATGGCCATCGGTGAACCCGAGATGGTTGACACCTCACAAGACCCGCGTCTCAGTCGAATTTTTTCTAACAAGATAATGAAGCGGTATAAGGTCTTTAATGAATTCTACGGTATGGAAGAGGCTATTCAGCAGATAGTCTCGTTTTTCAAGCACGCTGCACAAGGTTTGGAGGAGAAAAAGCAAATTTTGTATTTGCTTGGTCCGGTGGGCGGCGGTAAATCCTCGCTGGCAGAAATGCTTAAATCCTTAATGGAAAAAATGCCCATCTATTGCATCAAGGGTTCGCCGGTTTTTGAATCGCCCTTAGGTTTGTTTAACGCCGATGAGGATGGAAAAATCCTGCAAGAGGATTACGGTATCCAGCGGCGCTATTTAAAAACTATTATGTCGCCTTGGGCCGCCAAACGGCTGCGGGAGTTTAATGGCGATATTACCCAATTCAAAGTAGTGAAGGTTTACCCCTCTATTCTTGAACAAATTGCGATTACTAAAACCGAACCAGGCGATGAAAACAATCAGGATATTTCATCGCTCGTAGGTAAGGTGGATATTCGTCAGCTCGAAGAATTTCCGCAGAACGATCCGGATGCCTACAGCTTCAGCGGCGGCTTGTGTCGCGCCAATCAAGGTTTGATGGAATTTGTGGAAATGTTCAAGGCACCCATCAAGGTCTTGCATCCACTTTTAACCGCAACGCAAGAGGGTAACTTCAATAGTACCGAAGGGCTGGGCGCTATTCCATTTGATGGCATTATTCTGGCGCACTCCAACGAATCCGAGTGGCAAAACTTCCGCAACAACAAAAACAATGAGGCCTTTATCGATCGGGTTTATATCGTCAAAGTGCCTTATTGTTTGCGTGTGACGGAGGAGATGAAAATTTACGAGAAATTGTTGCAAAACAGTTCGCTCTCCAAAGCGCCCTGTGCTCCTGATACCTTGCGTATGCTTGCGCAATTTACGGTGTTGTCTCGTATTAAAGAACCGGAGAACTCCAATATTTTCTCCAAAATGCGAATTTATGACGGGGAAAATTTAAAGGATACAGATCCGCGCGCAAAATCTTTGCAGGAGTACAAAGACGCTGCTGGTGTGGACGAAGGTATGACAGGTTTGTCTACCCGCTTTGCGTTTAAGATTTTATCCAAAGTGTTTAATTTTGATCCAACAGAAATTGCCGCTAACCCAGTACATTTAATGTATGTGTTGGAGCAGCAAATTGAACAGGAACAATTCCCCAAAGAGGTGCAAGACAAATATCTCAATGCCTTAAAAGAATACATTTCGCCCAAGTACGTGGACTTTATCGGTAAAGAGATTCAAACCGCCTATCTGGAGTCCTACGCGGAGTATGGGCAAAATATTTTTGATCGCTATGTTACCTATGCGGATTTCTGGATTCAGGATCAAGAGTATCGCGATCATGAAACCGGTGAAATTCTTAATCGCGCTTCATTAAACGACGAGCTGGAGAAAATTGAAAAACCAGCGGGCATTAGTAACCCCAAGGATTTCCGCAACGAAATTGTCAATTTTGTGTTGCGTGCCAAAGCCAATAACGCCGGTAAAAACCCGGATTGGCGTAGCTATGAAAAATTGCGCATAGTGATTGAGAAAAAAATGTTCTCCAATACCGAGGATCTACTGCCGGTTATTTCTTTCAATGCCAAAGCCTCGGTGCAGGACAAGAAAAAACATCAGGACTTTGTACAGCGCATGGTGGAGCGCGGCTATACCGAAAAACAAGTGCGCTTGCTATCTGAGTGGTATTTGAGAGTAAGAAAATCCCAGTAA
- the clpA gene encoding ATP-dependent Clp protease ATP-binding subunit ClpA, producing MLSKDLEVTLNLAFKGARSKRHEFMTVEHLLLALIDNDSAANVLRACGADLISLRKELIEFVDSTTPLIPEHDSERETQPTLGFQRVLQRAVFHVQSSGKQEVTGANVLVAIFSEQESQAVYYLKQQSIARIDVVNYITHGIHKVSGSSDHSHDHQAPQENQDEESVSGESSSQSPLENFASNLNEAAMQGRIDPLVGREFEVERVCQILARRRKNNPLLVGESGVGKTAIAEGLAKRIVDGDVPETLADSVVYSLDLGALLAGTKYRGDFEKRFKSLLNELKKQKNSILFIDEIHTIIGAGAASGGVMDASNLLKPLLSSGEIRCMGSTTYQEYRGIFDKDRALSRRFQKVDVNEPTVDETYQILKGLKSRFEKHHNLRYTDAALRAAAELAERYINDRFLPDKAIDVIDEAGAYQQLQTPSKRKKTIGVTDVENVVAKIARIPPKSVSSSDKEQLRKLDQNLKMTVFGQDEAIDTLSTAIKLSRAGLGSAEKPIGSFLFAGPTGVGKTEVCRQLAQCMGMELIRFDMSEYMERHTVSRLIGAPPGYVGFDQGGLLTDAITKQPHCVLLLDEIEKAHPEVFNLLLQVMDHGSLTDNNGRKADFRNVILIMTTNAGAEVMSRASIGFTHQDHTSDGMEAIKKMFTPEFRNRLDAIVQFASLTLNTIKTVVDKFLMELQTQLDDKHVTLDISDAAREWLAIHGYDVKMGARPMARLIQDKLKKPMAEEILFGSLSHGGGTVTVDVDAVEDKLTIEVNAKHAQPA from the coding sequence ATGTTAAGTAAAGATCTGGAAGTAACCTTAAATCTTGCTTTCAAAGGTGCGCGCTCCAAGCGTCACGAATTTATGACTGTTGAGCATTTACTTCTGGCGCTCATCGATAATGATTCGGCTGCGAATGTGTTGCGTGCGTGTGGGGCAGACTTAATCAGTTTACGTAAAGAGCTGATCGAATTTGTCGATTCCACCACCCCTTTAATCCCCGAACACGACTCTGAGCGGGAAACCCAACCTACGCTCGGTTTTCAGCGTGTATTACAACGCGCCGTGTTTCATGTGCAGTCTTCTGGCAAACAAGAAGTTACTGGCGCGAATGTGCTGGTTGCGATTTTCAGTGAACAGGAAAGCCAGGCTGTTTACTACCTCAAACAACAAAGCATTGCGCGTATCGATGTGGTGAATTACATCACCCATGGTATTCACAAAGTAAGTGGCAGTAGCGATCACAGCCACGATCATCAAGCTCCGCAAGAAAATCAGGATGAAGAATCCGTTAGTGGCGAATCAAGTTCACAAAGCCCACTGGAAAATTTCGCCAGTAATTTAAACGAAGCCGCAATGCAGGGGCGCATCGACCCGTTGGTTGGTCGTGAATTTGAAGTGGAGCGTGTCTGTCAAATTCTCGCTCGTCGCCGCAAAAATAACCCCCTGTTGGTGGGTGAATCCGGTGTGGGTAAAACCGCTATTGCAGAAGGTTTGGCAAAGCGCATTGTGGATGGTGATGTGCCCGAGACCTTGGCGGATAGTGTTGTCTATTCGCTGGACTTGGGTGCTTTATTGGCCGGTACCAAATATCGCGGTGATTTTGAAAAGCGCTTCAAAAGTTTGCTGAATGAACTAAAAAAGCAAAAGAACTCTATTTTGTTTATCGATGAAATTCACACCATTATCGGTGCAGGCGCTGCATCGGGCGGGGTAATGGATGCTTCCAATTTGCTTAAGCCACTATTGTCATCCGGCGAAATCCGCTGCATGGGCTCAACCACTTATCAGGAATACCGCGGTATTTTTGATAAGGATCGCGCGCTTTCCCGTCGTTTCCAAAAAGTGGACGTTAATGAGCCGACTGTCGACGAAACATACCAAATATTGAAAGGGTTAAAGAGCCGTTTCGAGAAGCATCACAACTTGCGTTACACCGATGCAGCCTTACGCGCGGCGGCTGAGTTGGCAGAGCGTTATATTAACGATCGCTTCCTGCCTGATAAGGCAATCGATGTAATTGATGAAGCCGGTGCATATCAACAATTGCAAACGCCTAGCAAACGCAAAAAAACCATCGGTGTTACCGATGTGGAAAACGTGGTGGCCAAAATTGCGCGCATTCCTCCAAAAAGTGTGTCGTCTTCTGATAAAGAACAGCTGCGTAAGCTGGATCAGAATCTGAAGATGACCGTATTTGGTCAGGATGAGGCCATCGATACCTTGTCCACCGCGATTAAGCTGTCGCGCGCCGGTTTGGGTTCAGCGGAGAAACCTATTGGTTCCTTCCTGTTTGCAGGCCCCACCGGGGTAGGTAAAACCGAAGTCTGCCGCCAGTTGGCGCAATGTATGGGTATGGAGTTAATTCGCTTCGATATGTCCGAATATATGGAGCGCCATACAGTATCGCGTTTGATTGGTGCCCCACCGGGTTATGTCGGTTTTGATCAGGGTGGTTTGTTGACGGATGCCATCACCAAACAACCCCATTGCGTGTTGTTGTTAGATGAAATTGAAAAGGCGCATCCAGAAGTCTTTAACTTACTGTTGCAGGTTATGGATCACGGTAGTCTGACCGATAACAATGGGCGCAAAGCAGATTTCCGCAATGTCATTTTGATTATGACCACCAACGCGGGTGCTGAAGTGATGAGCCGGGCCTCCATCGGCTTTACCCATCAAGACCACACCAGCGATGGTATGGAAGCGATTAAAAAGATGTTTACGCCGGAGTTCCGCAACCGCCTGGATGCGATTGTGCAGTTTGCATCGCTAACCTTGAATACCATCAAAACGGTAGTTGATAAGTTCTTGATGGAATTGCAAACCCAGTTGGACGATAAGCACGTAACACTCGACATTAGTGATGCGGCGCGTGAGTGGCTGGCAATTCACGGTTACGACGTAAAAATGGGGGCTCGCCCTATGGCGCGTTTGATTCAGGACAAACTGAAAAAACCAATGGCAGAGGAGATACTGTTTGGTTCTCTATCTCACGGTGGTGGAACGGTCACGGTGGATGTGGATGCGGTGGAAGATAAGCTCACTATTGAGGTTAATGCCAAGCACGCACAACCAGCTTGA
- the cspD gene encoding cold shock domain-containing protein CspD: protein MPTGTVKWFNNAKGYGFILADEGGEDLFAHYSAIAMEGYKTLKAGQAVSFEITKGDKGLHAVEIKVPETTAQPISHHTKAVPA, encoded by the coding sequence ATGCCTACAGGCACAGTTAAGTGGTTCAATAACGCAAAAGGTTATGGCTTTATTCTGGCGGACGAAGGTGGCGAAGATCTATTTGCACACTATTCGGCCATCGCGATGGAAGGTTATAAAACCTTGAAAGCCGGACAGGCCGTTAGCTTTGAGATTACCAAGGGCGACAAAGGCTTGCATGCCGTCGAGATCAAAGTACCTGAAACCACCGCACAGCCAATTAGCCATCACACCAAGGCTGTCCCTGCCTAG
- the infA gene encoding translation initiation factor IF-1 — protein MAKDDCIEFEGEVVDTLPNTTFRVKLENGHVVIAHISGKMRKNYIRILTGDKVKVEMTPYDLTKGRITYRAR, from the coding sequence ATGGCAAAAGACGATTGCATTGAATTTGAAGGCGAAGTGGTTGATACACTGCCCAACACTACCTTCCGCGTAAAATTGGAAAATGGACATGTGGTTATCGCACACATCTCCGGCAAGATGCGCAAAAACTATATCCGTATTCTTACTGGCGACAAGGTCAAGGTTGAGATGACTCCCTATGACCTGACTAAAGGTCGTATTACTTACCGCGCTCGTTAA
- the aat gene encoding leucyl/phenylalanyl-tRNA--protein transferase, with protein MTSLSWLDTNNLWFPDPSQALEDPDGLVAAGGDLSPERILAAYRKGIFPWFNPGDPILWWSPNPRTVIFPEQLHLSKSLSKTLRKGIYRVTFDHCFEAVMRACAAPRSYADGTWISEEIIAGYCALHKRGFAHSVEVWQNNELVGGLYGIALGRVFFGESMFSRADNASKVGFAHLVRQLRHWDFQLIDCQVANDHLFSLGAIEIPREEFQQILINFTQEPAVYSLPWSSLTIEPWA; from the coding sequence ATGACTTCACTTAGCTGGTTAGATACTAACAACCTCTGGTTTCCCGACCCGTCGCAAGCATTAGAAGATCCGGATGGCCTAGTCGCTGCTGGGGGCGATCTATCACCCGAACGGATTTTGGCGGCTTATCGCAAAGGAATATTTCCCTGGTTTAATCCCGGCGATCCTATTCTTTGGTGGAGCCCCAACCCGCGCACGGTCATCTTTCCCGAACAATTGCACCTATCCAAAAGCTTGAGCAAAACCCTGCGCAAGGGAATATACCGGGTGACTTTTGATCATTGTTTTGAAGCGGTAATGCGCGCCTGCGCTGCGCCGCGCAGTTATGCCGACGGCACCTGGATCAGCGAAGAGATTATTGCGGGCTATTGCGCGTTACATAAACGGGGTTTTGCTCACTCGGTGGAAGTTTGGCAGAACAATGAATTAGTAGGCGGGTTGTATGGCATTGCTTTAGGACGGGTATTTTTTGGGGAATCCATGTTCAGCCGTGCCGATAATGCATCAAAAGTAGGCTTTGCTCATTTGGTGCGGCAGTTACGCCATTGGGATTTTCAATTAATCGACTGCCAAGTGGCTAACGATCATTTATTTAGTTTGGGGGCAATTGAAATCCCGCGTGAAGAATTTCAGCAAATACTGATAAACTTTACTCAGGAACCTGCAGTGTATTCTTTGCCTTGGTCAAGCCTTACGATTGAACCCTGGGCATAA
- the clpS gene encoding ATP-dependent Clp protease adapter ClpS, with translation MGNLQNLQLTLAKDDDHSADESDGGLAVLTEKPKLKRPPMYKVMLLNDDYTPMDFVVEILEVFFSMSREKATHVMLTVHVHGKAVCGIYTRDIAETKAAQVNQYARENQHPLLCEIEAVEDSD, from the coding sequence ATGGGCAATCTCCAAAACCTTCAACTAACCTTAGCTAAAGACGATGATCATTCTGCTGATGAGTCGGATGGCGGCCTTGCTGTTCTAACGGAAAAGCCGAAGCTAAAACGACCACCTATGTACAAGGTGATGTTGCTAAATGACGATTACACCCCAATGGATTTTGTGGTGGAAATATTGGAAGTGTTTTTTTCCATGTCGCGCGAGAAAGCAACACATGTGATGTTAACGGTACATGTTCACGGCAAAGCGGTTTGTGGCATCTATACTCGGGATATAGCTGAAACTAAAGCCGCGCAAGTGAATCAATATGCAAGAGAGAATCAGCACCCGCTGCTGTGTGAAATAGAAGCGGTAGAAGATAGTGACTAA
- a CDS encoding NADP-dependent isocitrate dehydrogenase, with amino-acid sequence MTDSKIIYTQTDEAPALATYSLLPIVQSFTKTAGIAIETRDISLSGRIIAAFPERLTEAQRIGDHLAELGTLATTPEANIIKLPNISASIPQLKAAIKELQSQGYNLPDYPEVPSNDDEKDAKARYDKIKGSAVNPVLREGNSDRRAPLSVKNYARKNPHKMGAWAADSKSHVAHMTAGDFYGSEKSALIAEAGSVKIELVANDGSTKVLKETVKVLAGEIIDASVLSKKALRSYIAAQIEDAKNQGVLLSVHLKATMMKVSDPIIFGHFVSVFYAPVLEKHAAVLSELGVDLNNGLGDLYAKIKSLPADKQAEIEGDIKALYATRPALAMVNSDKGITNLHVPSDVIVDASMPAMIRDSGKMWNTEGKLQDTKACIPDRCYAGIYQVVIDDCKKHGAFSPTTMGSVPNVGLMAQAAEEYGSHDKTFQIAADGVIRVVDAAGKVLIEQAVEQGDIFRMCQVKDAPIQDWVKLAVNRARASGTPAVFWLDPKRAHDAQLIAKVTTYLKDHDTNGLEIYIKTPEEAIQYSLDRIRAGKDTISVTGNVLRDYLTDLFPIMELGTSAKMLSIVPLMNGGGLFETGAGGSAPKHVQQFVEEGHLRWDSLGEFLALAESLDHFGNVTHNAKAKVFAKTLDQANGKFLDENKSPGRAAGELDNRGSHFYLALYWAQALAAQTEDAALQAQFAPVAKTLTENEAKIVDELKAASGKPVDLGGYYRPDVAKASAALRPSATFNAVLASLV; translated from the coding sequence ATGACTGATTCAAAAATTATCTATACCCAAACTGACGAAGCCCCAGCCCTAGCAACTTACTCTTTACTCCCCATAGTCCAATCCTTCACCAAAACCGCCGGCATTGCCATCGAGACTCGCGACATTTCGCTCTCTGGCCGCATCATTGCTGCATTCCCCGAGCGTTTGACCGAAGCCCAGCGTATTGGCGATCACCTGGCTGAGCTCGGCACACTGGCGACTACGCCGGAAGCCAACATTATCAAGCTGCCGAACATCAGTGCGTCTATTCCGCAGCTGAAGGCCGCGATTAAAGAATTACAATCACAGGGTTACAACCTGCCTGATTACCCTGAAGTGCCATCGAATGACGATGAAAAAGACGCCAAAGCGCGTTACGACAAAATTAAAGGTTCTGCGGTAAACCCGGTATTGCGTGAAGGTAACTCGGATCGCCGTGCACCACTGTCAGTAAAAAACTACGCGCGCAAAAACCCGCACAAAATGGGTGCTTGGGCGGCTGACTCCAAATCTCACGTGGCGCACATGACGGCGGGTGATTTCTACGGCAGCGAAAAGTCAGCGCTGATCGCTGAGGCGGGCAGTGTAAAAATCGAATTGGTTGCCAACGATGGCAGCACTAAAGTATTGAAAGAGACAGTAAAAGTTCTCGCTGGCGAAATTATTGATGCCTCGGTACTGAGCAAAAAAGCACTGCGCAGCTATATCGCCGCGCAAATCGAAGACGCTAAAAACCAAGGTGTATTGCTCTCTGTACACCTGAAAGCCACCATGATGAAAGTGTCTGACCCGATTATCTTCGGTCACTTTGTCTCGGTGTTCTACGCGCCAGTGTTGGAAAAACACGCGGCGGTATTGAGCGAGTTGGGCGTAGACCTGAACAACGGTTTGGGCGATCTCTACGCTAAAATCAAATCCCTGCCAGCGGATAAACAAGCGGAAATTGAAGGCGACATTAAAGCGCTGTACGCCACTCGCCCCGCATTGGCGATGGTGAATTCCGACAAGGGCATCACCAACCTGCACGTACCGAGCGACGTGATTGTAGATGCCTCCATGCCAGCGATGATTCGCGATTCCGGCAAAATGTGGAATACCGAAGGCAAACTGCAAGATACCAAAGCCTGTATTCCTGATCGCTGCTACGCCGGTATCTACCAAGTGGTTATCGACGATTGTAAAAAACACGGTGCGTTTAGCCCAACCACTATGGGCAGCGTGCCTAACGTAGGCCTGATGGCGCAAGCCGCTGAGGAATACGGTTCACATGACAAAACTTTCCAAATCGCTGCTGACGGTGTTATACGTGTAGTAGATGCAGCGGGCAAAGTGTTGATTGAACAAGCGGTTGAGCAGGGCGATATCTTCCGTATGTGCCAAGTGAAAGATGCACCCATCCAGGATTGGGTAAAACTGGCCGTTAATCGCGCCCGCGCATCAGGCACTCCAGCGGTGTTCTGGTTGGATCCAAAACGCGCGCACGACGCCCAACTGATCGCCAAGGTAACTACCTACCTGAAAGACCACGATACCAACGGACTTGAGATTTACATCAAAACCCCGGAAGAGGCGATTCAATACTCGCTCGACCGTATCCGTGCCGGTAAAGACACCATCTCTGTGACTGGTAACGTATTACGCGATTACCTCACCGATCTGTTCCCGATTATGGAACTGGGCACATCTGCAAAAATGTTGTCGATTGTTCCCTTAATGAACGGCGGCGGTCTGTTTGAAACTGGCGCTGGTGGTTCCGCACCGAAGCACGTGCAACAGTTTGTAGAGGAAGGCCATCTGCGCTGGGATTCACTGGGTGAGTTCCTGGCTCTGGCTGAGTCGCTGGATCACTTTGGCAATGTGACTCACAACGCCAAAGCCAAAGTATTCGCCAAGACCTTGGATCAAGCTAACGGCAAGTTCCTCGATGAAAACAAGTCTCCTGGCCGTGCGGCGGGTGAATTGGATAACCGTGGCAGTCACTTCTACCTGGCGCTCTATTGGGCGCAAGCCTTGGCTGCCCAAACTGAAGATGCTGCATTGCAAGCGCAATTTGCACCGGTAGCCAAAACCTTGACTGAAAACGAAGCCAAGATTGTGGATGAACTCAAAGCTGCTTCTGGCAAGCCGGTTGATTTGGGTGGTTACTACCGTCCCGATGTGGCCAAAGCCTCTGCGGCTTTGCGCCCAAGTGCAACCTTTAATGCGGTATTGGCCAGCTTGGTGTAA
- the mazG gene encoding nucleoside triphosphate pyrophosphohydrolase, with protein MSQYSIDDLLYLMARLRDPEAGCPWDIKQDYASIAPSTLEEAYEVVDAIEKQDFVHLKEELGDLLFQVIFYSQLGKEEQRFEFASVVSDLVAKLIRRHPHVFPDGTLHSRVDNRHTLPVDVKARWEAIKQQERAAKGAQGLLADVPLNLPSLSRAAKLQKRAASVGFDWDDVYGPIAKVREELLEVEAELDSGDQQALEEELGDLLFAVVNIARYQKIDPEQALRRANHKFEQRFHYIETHSPKPLTDATIDEMNLLWDEAKQQ; from the coding sequence GTGAGTCAATACAGCATCGACGATTTGCTCTATTTAATGGCGCGCCTGCGCGACCCTGAAGCCGGCTGCCCCTGGGATATCAAACAGGACTACGCCAGCATCGCCCCCTCCACGTTGGAAGAGGCCTATGAAGTGGTTGATGCGATTGAAAAGCAGGATTTTGTCCACTTAAAAGAAGAGTTGGGTGATTTACTGTTTCAGGTAATTTTCTACAGTCAGTTGGGCAAAGAGGAGCAGCGTTTTGAGTTTGCGAGCGTAGTATCGGATTTGGTCGCCAAACTGATTCGTCGCCACCCACATGTCTTTCCCGATGGAACCTTGCACAGCCGCGTAGACAATCGCCATACCTTGCCGGTCGATGTCAAAGCGCGCTGGGAGGCAATCAAACAGCAGGAGCGTGCTGCCAAAGGTGCGCAGGGTTTACTGGCCGATGTGCCGTTAAATCTTCCCTCGCTGAGCCGTGCGGCCAAACTGCAAAAACGCGCCGCGAGTGTGGGTTTTGATTGGGATGATGTGTACGGCCCCATCGCGAAAGTGCGTGAAGAATTGCTGGAAGTGGAAGCCGAGTTGGACTCGGGTGATCAACAGGCGCTGGAAGAAGAGCTGGGTGATTTATTGTTTGCGGTAGTAAACATTGCCCGCTACCAAAAAATCGACCCGGAACAGGCATTGCGTCGCGCCAATCACAAGTTTGAGCAGCGTTTTCACTATATCGAAACGCATTCGCCCAAACCCTTAACCGACGCGACGATTGATGAAATGAATCTGCTCTGGGATGAGGCAAAACAGCAGTAG
- a CDS encoding arginyltransferase yields MSDLSTLKLFATQPHPCSYLDGQEATTVFVDPAAEIDPSLYTQLSQLGFRRSGAHLYRPQCLRCQACVSCRIPVRLFKPNRSQRRCLQQNSDISLNITNNINTEEHYSLYARYIENRHQSGDMYPPSEEQYKAFLTSEWGITQFIELRLGEKLIGVCVCDQLGDGLSAVYTFYEAGLDQRSLGKFAILAQIEKARSMNLDYVYLGYWIKECDKMKYKIQYRPLELLVNRRWMRLN; encoded by the coding sequence ATGTCCGATCTATCTACCCTCAAGTTATTTGCCACCCAACCTCACCCCTGTAGCTATTTGGATGGGCAAGAGGCAACGACGGTTTTTGTGGATCCGGCAGCCGAAATAGACCCTTCGCTTTATACCCAATTGTCACAACTTGGCTTTCGTCGTAGCGGCGCACATTTGTATCGTCCGCAATGCCTGCGTTGTCAGGCTTGCGTGTCCTGCCGTATTCCAGTCAGGTTATTTAAACCTAATCGTTCACAGCGCCGCTGTTTACAGCAGAACAGCGATATTTCACTAAATATAACTAACAACATAAATACCGAAGAACACTACAGCCTCTATGCGCGCTACATCGAAAACCGCCACCAAAGCGGTGATATGTATCCGCCCTCGGAAGAGCAATACAAGGCATTTTTAACCAGTGAATGGGGAATCACCCAGTTTATTGAGCTGCGGTTAGGTGAAAAACTTATTGGGGTTTGTGTTTGCGACCAACTGGGGGACGGATTGTCAGCGGTTTACACCTTCTACGAGGCTGGGCTTGATCAGCGCAGCTTGGGCAAGTTCGCCATACTGGCGCAGATTGAAAAAGCACGCAGCATGAATCTGGATTATGTCTATTTGGGTTATTGGATAAAGGAATGCGACAAGATGAAATACAAGATCCAATACCGCCCGCTGGAACTATTGGTCAACCGCCGCTGGATGCGACTTAACTAG